A single Sulfurimonas aquatica DNA region contains:
- the fliY gene encoding flagellar motor switch protein FliY, which yields MSDFIKLFESETIGTIEALVGAAPVLDLKEEQELSIISNIIPPIVLVKVTVSGDVDADVMVALPPNLAASLSDMMMGEEASDREDVSEDDIDATKEIVSNIFGAIANTLSAQKELPVLSFSVNSVENIDADNEVSLEDFSKMYIYNFSMDPLQSLIMLIIDEKLSNALFGSVNSTPDNDLDLHSSDSDSQEQSHSGSLSNEEMGNIGLIMDVKLPVRVRIGKKRMLLKDVLNMDIGSVIELNQLANDPLEILVDNHVIAQGEVVIVDGNFGVQITTIGTKKERLTQLKG from the coding sequence ATGAGTGATTTCATAAAATTATTTGAGAGTGAAACTATTGGCACTATTGAAGCATTAGTTGGTGCTGCTCCTGTATTAGATCTAAAAGAAGAGCAAGAATTAAGTATTATTTCAAATATTATTCCTCCTATAGTACTTGTTAAAGTAACAGTCTCTGGCGATGTTGATGCTGATGTCATGGTAGCACTTCCTCCTAATTTAGCGGCATCTTTATCCGATATGATGATGGGTGAAGAGGCAAGTGATAGAGAGGATGTTAGTGAAGACGATATAGATGCGACTAAAGAGATAGTCTCAAACATATTTGGAGCTATCGCTAATACACTTTCTGCTCAAAAAGAGTTGCCAGTTCTTTCATTTAGTGTTAATAGTGTAGAGAATATTGATGCTGATAATGAGGTCAGTTTAGAAGATTTTTCTAAAATGTATATATATAATTTTTCAATGGATCCTCTTCAATCACTTATTATGCTTATAATAGATGAAAAATTAAGTAATGCTCTTTTTGGAAGTGTAAATAGTACACCAGACAATGATCTTGATCTCCATAGTAGCGACTCAGACTCACAAGAGCAGTCTCATAGTGGAAGTTTATCTAACGAAGAGATGGGTAATATCGGTTTAATCATGGATGTTAAACTTCCTGTTAGAGTTAGAATTGGTAAAAAGAGAATGCTCTTAAAAGATGTTCTGAATATGGATATTGGTTCTGTCATAGAACTTAACCAGTTAGCAAATGATCCACTTGAAATATTAGTTGACAATCATGTGATAGCACAAGGCGAAGTTGTAATTGTAGATGGTAACTTTGGAGTTCAAATAACTACTATTGGGACTAAAAAAGAGCGATTAACGCAACTTAAAGGGTAG
- the mnmA gene encoding tRNA 2-thiouridine(34) synthase MnmA, translating into MAKVLIGMSGGVDSTVTTLMLKEEGYEVEGLYMKLHSKPGYHEIHQARAQKAADFVGIKLHVLDLQENFKKEVFQPFIDTYEKGETPNPCALCNREMKFGEMINFADKVGAEYLATGHYIKTDGEYFYQAEDDTKDQSYFLFYVDKKVLPRLLFPLGSRKKKDIKEIAASVKGLESFSSQAESSEICFVETTYTNLLKDYVQVDNPGDVLDKDGNVVGEHKGYMHYTIGKRKGFTVKGAHEPHFVLSIDPKKNQIVVGKKEDLECSSVVLDNLNMFNEEKEFDTTVKLRYRTKAVPCHVKIEDDRAYVTLKEGVFGVAIGQAAVFYSQDKLIGGGWITKV; encoded by the coding sequence ATGGCAAAGGTTCTTATCGGAATGAGCGGCGGAGTTGACTCTACTGTTACTACATTAATGTTAAAAGAAGAGGGTTATGAAGTAGAAGGTTTATATATGAAGCTTCATTCAAAACCCGGATACCATGAGATACATCAAGCTCGTGCTCAAAAAGCTGCTGACTTTGTTGGTATTAAACTTCATGTATTAGATTTACAAGAGAATTTTAAAAAAGAAGTCTTTCAACCTTTTATAGATACATATGAAAAAGGTGAAACTCCAAATCCTTGTGCACTATGTAATAGGGAGATGAAGTTTGGGGAAATGATTAATTTCGCAGATAAAGTTGGTGCTGAATATTTAGCTACAGGACACTATATAAAAACGGATGGAGAATACTTCTATCAAGCCGAAGATGATACTAAGGATCAAAGCTATTTTTTATTTTATGTTGATAAAAAAGTACTTCCAAGATTACTTTTTCCTTTAGGAAGTAGAAAAAAGAAAGATATTAAAGAGATTGCAGCTTCTGTGAAAGGTTTGGAATCATTCTCTTCTCAAGCAGAATCAAGTGAGATATGTTTTGTTGAAACTACATATACAAACTTATTAAAAGATTATGTACAGGTAGATAATCCAGGAGACGTTTTAGATAAAGATGGAAATGTAGTAGGTGAGCATAAGGGTTATATGCACTACACAATTGGTAAACGTAAAGGTTTTACAGTAAAAGGTGCTCATGAGCCACATTTTGTATTAAGCATAGACCCTAAAAAAAATCAAATTGTTGTTGGTAAAAAAGAAGACCTAGAATGTAGCAGTGTTGTACTTGATAATTTAAATATGTTTAATGAAGAAAAAGAGTTTGATACAACAGTAAAACTGAGATATAGGACAAAAGCAGTGCCTTGTCATGTGAAAATTGAAGATGATAGAGCATATGTAACTCTAAAAGAGGGTGTCTTTGGGGTGGCAATCGGCCAAGCAGCAGTCTTCTACAGCCAAGACAAACTAATAGGCGGGGGATGGATCACAAAAGTATAA
- the fliM gene encoding flagellar motor switch protein FliM — translation MADILSQEEIDALLDVVEDEGDDVLEGAGDEGLLPQRQVTLYDFKRPNRVSKEQLRAFRGVHDKMARSLASQISSIMRSIVEIQLHSVDQMTYGEFLMSLPNPTSFNVFSVKPLEGSGVIEINPSIAFPMLDRLLGGKGEPFDASREFSDIELSLFETILRVMMSTLKEAWGPVMDIYPTVESKESSPNVVQIVAQNEIVVMVVMEIIIGHSSGMMNICYPVIALEPVLPKLASRDLMLNETSSKKSRNTELQVLLGGAKVDIDANLGNADLSMSDVLDIKVGDILRLSSAADDIVTVSVDGKERFKGEIGLRRFRKSIQITEIIDTEKDAVKRALESFEEQRKSKISGVKEIIYEKVEDDDE, via the coding sequence ATGGCAGACATACTTTCACAAGAAGAAATTGATGCCCTCTTAGATGTTGTTGAAGATGAGGGTGATGATGTCCTAGAAGGTGCTGGAGATGAAGGCTTACTTCCTCAAAGACAAGTAACACTATATGACTTTAAACGCCCAAACAGAGTCTCTAAAGAGCAACTCCGTGCCTTTCGTGGTGTACATGATAAAATGGCTCGTTCATTAGCATCCCAGATATCTTCAATTATGCGCTCTATTGTTGAGATACAGCTTCATTCAGTTGACCAGATGACATATGGTGAATTTTTAATGTCTCTACCAAATCCTACAAGTTTTAATGTTTTTTCAGTTAAACCGTTAGAAGGGAGTGGCGTTATAGAGATAAATCCTTCTATAGCCTTTCCTATGCTTGATCGTCTTCTTGGTGGAAAAGGTGAGCCTTTTGATGCAAGTCGTGAGTTCTCTGACATAGAATTAAGTCTATTTGAAACTATCTTGCGTGTTATGATGAGTACACTAAAAGAGGCTTGGGGCCCAGTAATGGATATTTATCCAACTGTAGAGTCAAAAGAGTCAAGTCCAAACGTTGTTCAGATTGTTGCACAAAATGAGATTGTTGTAATGGTAGTTATGGAAATCATTATTGGACATAGCTCGGGAATGATGAATATCTGTTATCCCGTTATTGCACTTGAACCAGTTCTACCAAAACTCGCAAGTCGTGACTTGATGCTTAATGAGACAAGTTCAAAAAAGAGTAGAAATACTGAACTACAAGTACTACTTGGTGGTGCAAAAGTAGATATTGACGCAAACTTAGGAAACGCGGACTTAAGTATGTCAGATGTTCTTGACATCAAGGTTGGAGATATCTTAAGACTCTCTAGTGCTGCTGATGATATCGTAACAGTATCAGTTGATGGAAAAGAGAGATTTAAAGGTGAGATAGGTCTTAGGCGTTTTAGAAAGTCAATACAAATCACTGAGATAATAGACACTGAAAAAGATGCGGTTAAACGTGCACTAGAGAGCTTTGAAGAGCAAAGAAAAAGTAAAATCTCAGGCGTGAAAGAGATAATTTACGAGAAAGTAGAGGATGATGATGAGTGA
- a CDS encoding TIGR00730 family Rossman fold protein, with protein sequence MKPKNDELTKKYIKDIKSADVWSVFKIIADFVKGFDELGDLGPTVTIFGSARTKENSKYYNQAHFLAGELAKEGYNVMTGGGPGIMEAANRGAFNHEVESIGLNIDLPFEQTLNPYTTKELSFDYFFSRKVMLVKYSMAYVIFPGGFGTLDELFESLTLVQTRKITGVKIFVIGTEFYQPLINFIKDKLVEEKMIDKEDLDMIILTDDLASVVDEIGVSLMKQIDVLEDVGLKDTTYYKSLSSLSK encoded by the coding sequence ATGAAACCTAAAAATGATGAGTTAACAAAAAAGTATATTAAAGATATAAAGTCTGCAGATGTCTGGAGTGTATTTAAAATTATTGCTGACTTTGTAAAAGGTTTTGATGAATTAGGTGATTTGGGTCCAACCGTAACAATTTTTGGAAGCGCTAGAACTAAAGAAAATAGTAAGTATTACAATCAGGCCCATTTTCTTGCTGGAGAGCTAGCTAAAGAGGGTTATAATGTAATGACGGGTGGTGGTCCAGGAATTATGGAAGCTGCTAACAGAGGTGCTTTCAACCATGAAGTTGAATCTATTGGTTTAAACATTGATTTACCTTTTGAGCAGACATTAAATCCTTATACGACTAAGGAACTTAGTTTTGATTATTTCTTTTCACGAAAGGTTATGCTTGTAAAATACTCAATGGCATATGTAATTTTTCCTGGTGGGTTTGGAACTCTTGATGAACTATTTGAATCATTAACACTAGTTCAGACGAGAAAAATTACAGGAGTGAAAATTTTTGTTATAGGAACTGAATTTTATCAGCCACTTATAAACTTTATTAAAGATAAATTAGTAGAAGAGAAGATGATTGATAAAGAGGATTTAGATATGATAATATTAACTGATGATTTAGCATCCGTTGTAGATGAAATAGGAGTTTCTTTGATGAAACAGATAGATGTACTTGAAGATGTTGGATTAAAAGACACTACTTACTATAAATCATTGTCAAGTTTGAGTAAATAA